A section of the Phaseolus vulgaris cultivar G19833 chromosome 8, P. vulgaris v2.0, whole genome shotgun sequence genome encodes:
- the LOC137826660 gene encoding SNF1-related protein kinase catalytic subunit alpha KIN10-like, which yields MDGPAGRGGAGLDMFLPNYKLGKTLGIGSFGKVKIAEHVLTGHKVAIKILNRRKIKSMEMEEKVRREIKILRLFMHPHIIRLYEVIETPSDIYVVMEYVKSGELFDYIVEKGRLQEDEARNFFQQIISGVEYCHRNMVVHRDLKPENLLLDSKCNVKIADFGLSNIMRDGHFLKTSCGSPNYAAPEVISGKLYAGPEVDVWSCGVILYALLCGTLPFDDENIPNLFKKIKGGIYTLPSHLSPGARDLIPGMLVVDPMRRMTIPEIRQHPWFQARLPRYLAVPPPDTLQQAKKIDEEILQEVVKMGFDRNQLVESLRNRIQNEGTVAYYLLLDNRFRVSSGYLGAEFQESMDSSFNQMHSSEVASSVVGQRFPGYMDYPGVGSRPQFPVERKWALGLQSRAHPREIMTEVLKALQELNVCWKKIGHYNMKCRWVAAIPGHHEGMVNNNVHSNHYFADDSNIIENEAVSTTSNVVKFEVQLYKTREEKYLLDLQRVQGPQFLFLDLCAAFLAQLRVL from the exons ATGGACGGACCAGCTGGCCGAGGTGGTGCTGGCCTGGACATGTTTCTACCAAATTATAAATTGGGAAAAACTCTTGGGATTGGATCTTTTGGCAAGGTGAAAATTGCAGAACATGTATTGACTGGTCATAAGGTTGCAATCAAGATCCTTAATCGGCGCAAGATAAAGagcatggaaatggaagaaaaag TGAGAAGAGAAATCAAAATCTTAAGATTATTCATGCATCCTCACATTATACGACTTTATGAAGTCATAGAAACTCCATCTGACATATATGTTGTTATGGAGTATGTGAAATCTGGAGAGCTCTTTGATTACATAGTAGAGAAGGGTAGGTTGCAGGAAGATGAAGCCCGTAATTTTTTTCAACAG ATAATCTCTGGTGTGGAGTACTGTCACAGAAATATGGTGGTTCATAGAGATTTGAAGCCTGAGAATTTACTTTTGGACTCCAAATGTAATGTCAAGATTGCTGATTTTGGCTTGAGCAACATCATGCGTGATGGTCACTTTCTCAAAACCAGTTGTGGAAGCCCTAATTATGCAGCTCCCGAG GTTATCTCCGGGAAATTGTATGCTGGACCTGAAGTGGATGTCTGGAGCTGTGGTGTAATTTTATATGCTCTTCTTTGTGGTACTCTTCCCTTTGATGATGAAAACATTCCCAATCTCTTCAAGAAGATAAAG GGTGGGATATACACCCTTCCCAGTCATCTATCACCTGGTGCTAGGGATTTGATACCAGGGATGCTTGTGGTTGATCCTATGAGGAGAATGACCATACCTGAGATCCGTCAACACCCATGGTTCCAAGCTCGTCTTCCACGTTATTTAGCTGTGCCCCCACCAGATACATTGCAACAGGCCAAAAag ATTGATGAGGAGATCCTTCAGGAAGTGGTGAAGATGGGATTTGACAGGAATCAATTGGTTGAATCTCTTCGGAACAGGATACAAAATGAG GGTACTGTAGCATACTATTTGTTATTGGACAATCGATTCCGTGTTTCCAGTGGTTATCTTGGGGCTGAGTTTCAGGAGTCCATG GATTCCAGTTTTAACCAAATGCACTCCAGTGAAGTTGCTTCTTCAGTTGTTGGACAACGCTTTCCAGGCTATATGGATTATCCAGGAGTAGGATCGAGGCCACAGTTCCCTGTTGAAAGGAAATGGGCCCTTGGTCTTCAG TCTCGAGCCCATCCTAGAGAAATAATGACAGAGGTCCTTAAAGCTTTGCAAGAGTTAAATGTTTGTTGGAAGAAAATAGGACACTACAACATGAAGTGCAGGTGGGTTGCTGCCATTCCCGGTCATCACGAAGGAATGGTTAACAATAATGTGCATAGTAACCATTACTTTGCAGATGATTCCAACATTATTGAGAACGAAGCTGTTTCTACTACTTCAAACGTGGTCAAATTTGAAGTGCAG CTTTACAAAACTCGGGAAGAAAAGTATCTGCTTGATCTTCAAAGGGTGCAGGGCCCACAGTTTCTTTTCTTGGATCTGTGTGCTGCTTTCCTTGCACAGCTTCGTGTCCTCTAG